The Vicia villosa cultivar HV-30 ecotype Madison, WI linkage group LG1, Vvil1.0, whole genome shotgun sequence genome includes a region encoding these proteins:
- the LOC131621863 gene encoding ABC transporter B family member 9-like: MAQNTEVDDNGRENKPNQKVSFYKLFTFADALDVSLMIIGNISAIANGMSQPIMTLILGRIINAFGNTDPHHTLKQVSKASLLFVYLAVGTGIVSFLQVSCWMVTGERQAARIRSLYLKTILKQDIAFFDTETNTGEVIGRMSGDTILIQDAMGEKVGKFTQLVTSFFGGFVVAFIKGWRLAVVLLACVPCVVVVGGVMSMLMAKMSTRGQAAYTEAGNVVDQTVGAIRTVASFTGEKKAIEKYNEKLKVAYTTTVQQGTATGFGMGLLSLIVFSTYGLAMWYGSMLVLEKGYTGGTVMSVIIALMTGGMSLGQTSPCIDAFTAGQAAAYKMFETIKRKPKIDAYDTSGVILEDIKGDIELKDVYFRYPARPDVQIFAGFSLFVPSGTTTALVGQSGSGKSTVISLLERFYDPDSGEVLIDGVNLKNLQLKWIREQIGLVSQEPILFTTTIRENIAYGKEDATDEEITAAIKLANAKMFIDKLPQGLDTMAGQNGTQLSGGQKQRIAIARAILKNPRILLLDEATSALDAESERIVQEALEKIMFKRTTVVVAHRLTTIRNADSIAVVHQGKIVEKGAHDELIKDVEGAYSQLIRLQEGEKESQNSEADKSSHMLNRDLSRSSTQKNSLVMSTSQRFSGRISQMNSLVMSTSQRSSGRISQIGVQIEEPDIEEGQVDSNKKKQKNVSIRRLAYLNKPEIPVLLLGSIAAIVNGVVFPVFGLVFSSAISMFYKPPEQQKKEARLWSLLYVGLGLVTLVVLPLQNYFFGIAGGKLVERIRSLTFAKVVHQEISWFDDPANSSGAVGARLSTDASTVKSLVGDTLALIVQNISTITAGLVVAFTANWILAFIVLAVSPVVLVQGIIQMKFLEGFSGDAKVMYEQASQVANDAVSSIRTVASFCAESKVMDMYRKKCSGPEKQGVRSGLVSGAGFGFSFAALYCMTAFCFYIGAILVQNDKATFPEVFKVFFSLTITAIGVSQSSTLAPDTNKAKDSAASIFEILDSKPTIDSSSNEGETSETVTGDIELQHVCFNYPTRPHIQIFKDLCLSIPAGKTVALVGESGSGKSTVISLLERFYNPDSGHVLLDGVDIKTFRLSWLRQQMGLVGQEPILFNESIRANIAYGKEGTATEDEIIEAAKAANAHSFISSLPTGYDTSVGERGTQLSGGQKQRIAIARAMLKNPKILLLDEATSALDAESERIVQEALDKVSVNRTTVVVAHRLTTIRGADTIAVIKNGVVAEKGRHDVLMKITDGVYASLVALHSSSS; the protein is encoded by the exons ATGGCACAGAATACTGAGGTTGATGATAATGGAAGAGAGAACAAACCCAACCAAAAAGTTTCATTCTACAAACTCTTCACTTTTGCAGATGCTCTTGATGTGAGTTTGATGATCATTGGCAACATCTCTGCCATTGCTAATGGAATGTCACAGCCTATCATGACTCTTATTCTTGGCAGAATCATCAACGCCTTTGGTAACACTGATCCACACCATACTCTCAAACAAGTTTCTAAG GCTTCATTGTTGTTTGTTTACCTCGCTGTTGGGACCGGAATCGTATCGTTCCTAC AGGTATCGTGTTGGATGGTGACAGGAGAAAGACAAGCTGCGAGGATTCGTAGTTTGTACTTGAAAACAATATTGAAACAGGATATTGCGTTTTTCGATACTGAAACAAACACAGGAGAGGTAATTGGTAGAATGTCTGGTGACACAATTCTCATTCAAGATGCAATGGGAGAAAAGGTTGGCAAGTTTACTCAACTTGTTACATCATTTTTTGGTGGCTTTGTGGTTGCTTTCATAAAAGGATGGAGACTAGCTGTAGTTTTGCTTGCATGTGTACCATGTGTTGTCGTTGTTGGCGGAGTCATGTCTATGCTCATGGCGAAAATGTCGACTCGTGGACAAGCGGCTTATACAGAAGCCGGAAATGTTGTTGATCAAACTGTTGGAGCCATCAGAACA GTTGCATCTTTTACTGGGGAGAAAAAAGCGATTGAAAAGTACAATGAAAAATTAAAAGTTGCTTATACGACTACGGTTCAACAAGGAACTGCGACAGGATTTGGAATGGGGTTACTTTCATTGATTGTGTTTAGCACCTATGGACTTGCAATGTGGTATGGTTCCATGTTAGTCCTTGAGAAGGGATATACTGGTGGAACTGTCATGAGTGTAATCATAGCTCTTATGACCGGTGGAAT GTCACTGGGTCAGACATCCCCATGCATAGATGCATTTACTGCAGGCCAAGCAGCAGCATATAAAATGTTTGAGACGATTAAAAGAAAGCCCAAAATCGATGCATATGACACAAGTGGTGTTATCTTGGAAGACATAAAAGGAGATATCGAACTCAAAGATGTTTACTTTAGATATCCTGCAAGGCCAGATGTGCAGATATTTGCTGGATTTTCGCTGTTTGTTCCAAGTGGCACAACTACTGCTTTGGTCGGTCAAAGTGGGAGTGGAAAGTCTACTGTAATCAGTTTATTGGAAAGATTCTATGATCCTGATTCTGGAGAAGTACTTATAGATGGTGTGAATTTGAAGAATTTGCAGCTTAAATGGATAAGGGAACAGATTGGGTTGGTTAGTCAAGAGCCGATCTTGTTTACTACTACTATCAGAGAGAATATAGCATATGGGAAAGAAGATGCAACCGATGAGGAGATTACAGCGGCAATAAAACTTGCTAATGCGAAAATGTTCATCGACAAACTGCCTCAG GGCCTTGACACCATGGCGGGACAAAACGGTACTCAACTTTCTGGTGGTCAAAAGCAAAGAATTGCAATTGCTAGAGCAATATTGAAGAACCCGAGAATCCTGCTTCTTGATGAAGCAACGAGTGCGTTGGATGCTGAGTCTGAACGTATTGTTCAAGAAGCTTTagaaaaaattatgtttaaaaggACTACCGTTGTTGTTGCGCATCGTTTAACAACTATCAGAAATGCTGACAGTATAGCAGTGGTTCATCAGGGAAAAATCGTGGAGAAAG GAGCTCATGATGAGCTAATCAAAGATGTAGAAGGTGCTTATTCTCAGCTTATTCGTTtacaagaaggagaaaaagaaagcCAAAATTCTGAAGCAGATAAGTCAAGCCACATGTTAAATAGAGATTTGTCTAGATCTTCCACCCAAAAGAATTCCCTTGTGATGTCAACAAGCCAAAGATTCTCAGGGAGAATCTCCCAAATGAATTCCCTTGTGATGTCAACAAGCCAAAGATCCTCGGGGAGAATCTCCCAAATTGGTGTACAAATAGAAGAACCAGATATCGAAGAAGGTCAAGTTGATAGTAATAAGAAGAAACAGAAAAATGTTTCTATAAGACGTTTGGCCTACTTGAACAAACCTGAGATTCCTGTCTTACTGCTTGGGTCCATTGCTGCAATAGTGAACGGTGTAGTGTTCCCTGTATTTGGCCTAGTCTTCTCATCGGCCATTAGTATGTTTTACAAACCTCCAGAACAACAGAAGAAAGAAGCTAGGCTCTGGTCGCTTCTATACGTTGGTTTGGGTTTGGTTACTCTAGTGGTTTTACCACTTCAGAATTACTTCTTTGGGATTGCAGGTGGGAAACTTGTAGAAAGAATTCGTTCGCTGACATTTGCAAAGGTTGTGCACCAAGAAATAAGTTGGTTTGATGACCCTGCAAATTCAAG TGGTGCAGTTGGTGCAAGACTATCAACCGACGCTTCAACTGTGAAAAGTCTTGTTGGAGACACATTGGCTCTTATTGTGCAAAACATATCAACAATCACAGCTGGTCTAGTTGTAGCATTCACTGCTAATTGGATTCTCGCTTTTATAGTTTTGGCTGTGTCACCAGTGGTTCTTGTGCAAGGAATCATTCAGATGAAGTTTCTTGAAGGATTCAGTGGAGATGCCAAG GTGATGTATGAACAGGCGAGTCAAGTGGCAAACGACGCTGTTAGTAGCATCAGAACTGTTGCATCATTTTGTGCAGAATCAAAGGTTATGGATATGTATCGGAAGAAATGTTCAGGTCCAGAAAAACAAGGTGTTCGTTCAGGGCTTGTAAGTGGTGCAGGATTCGGCTTCTCTTTTGCGGCTCTATATTGCATGACTGCTTTTTGTTTCTACATAGGAGCTATTTTAGTGCAGAATGATAAAGCAACTTTTCCAGAGGTTTTCAAG GTTTTCTTCAGTTTAACTATAACAGCAATTGGCGTTTCTCAGTCTAGTACTTTGGCACCAGACACTAATAAGGCGAAAGATTCCGCCGCTTCGATATTTGAAATTCTTGACAGTAAACCTACTATTGACTCCAGTAGTAACGAAGGCGAAACATCAGAAACAGTTACAGGTGATATTGAACTTCAACATGTCTGCTTCAATTACCCAACAAGGCCTCatattcaaattttcaaagatttatgTCTAAGTATCCCTGCCGGAAAG ACTGTTGCCTTGGTTGGAGAAAGTGGAAGCGGAAAATCAACAGTTATAAGCCTCTTAGAGCGATTTTATAACCCGGACTCAGGACATGTACTACTCGACGGAGTGGATATAAAAACTTTCAGATTAAGCTGGTTGAGGCAACAGATGGGTTTAGTTGGTCAAGAGCCTATTCTTTTCAACGAAAGCATTCGCGCCAACATAGCTTATGGCAAAGAAGGAACTGCTACAGAAGATGAGATCATTGAAGCAGCTAAAGCAGCCAATGCACACAGCTTCATAAGTTCTCTTCCAACTGGTTACGATACATCGGTTGGCGAAAGAGGCACACAGTTATCAGGTGGACAAAAGCAACGCATTGCTATTGCAAGAGCAATGTTGAAAAACCCGAAAATACTTCTGCTTGATGAAGCGACAAGTGCACTTGACGCGGAGTCAGAGCGTATAGTTCAAGAGGCTTTAGATAAAGTGAGTGTGAACAGAACTACTGTGGTGGTGGCTCACCGTCTTACAACGATTCGAGGAGCTGATACTATAGCAGTAATTAAAAATGGAGTGGTTGCTGAAAAGGGAAGACATGATGTGTTGATGAAGATTACTGATGGTGTTTATGCTTCATTAGTAGCTCTTCATTCAAGTTCATCATAA